Proteins encoded in a region of the Anoxybacillus amylolyticus genome:
- a CDS encoding TasA family protein, protein MVYKRWKNRWLALVALFFLLFPLWLIGETNALFTDQQTVPNNTASTATLKVSVSPSPIFNVSNLIPGDVIQRTVTVKNDGTVPFTYSIQGSATNNTLLWTDKTNGLQLTIVKDATTYFTGPISNINTNPNPELLLAPGASDQLQFTITFPVTANNAFQNLTETITFTVSAMQLPGAAR, encoded by the coding sequence ATGGTGTACAAGCGATGGAAAAATAGATGGTTAGCGCTTGTTGCTTTGTTTTTCTTGCTGTTTCCGTTATGGTTAATTGGAGAAACGAATGCGTTATTTACAGATCAACAAACTGTACCAAACAATACTGCTTCAACTGCTACATTAAAAGTTTCTGTTTCACCTTCTCCTATTTTTAATGTTTCTAATTTGATTCCTGGAGATGTCATTCAGCGAACGGTAACAGTCAAAAACGACGGTACGGTTCCGTTTACTTACTCCATTCAAGGTAGTGCTACGAACAATACATTATTATGGACAGATAAAACGAACGGCTTGCAATTAACAATTGTAAAAGATGCAACAACGTATTTTACTGGTCCGATTTCTAACATTAATACAAACCCTAATCCGGAATTATTGCTAGCACCTGGGGCGAGTGATCAGCTTCAATTTACGATTACCTTTCCAGTAACAGCAAATAACGCTTTTCAAAACTTAACGGAGACGATTACTTTTACTGTTTCTGCGATGCAATTGCCGGGGGCTGCGCGATGA